The following are encoded in a window of Flavobacterium cupriresistens genomic DNA:
- a CDS encoding ferritin-like domain-containing protein, whose product MNYNQKRDHFIAPILEWAQKNKPKSTTAKGMYSAAAAMSGCDHLKNAKPFEVPSQFTGKDYITMLLQIDAEIEQGLMLQYLYAAYSMGGKQIPEKYQEKVHTWQNIILGIAKEEMGHFISVQNVLKVIGAPLNFGRESYPWDSPFYPFPFTLEKFSLSSLAKYVYAEAPCEWLESDDPLAAEIVASVDATVKDPHTVGALFIVLLQLIKDPKVISDETFQPGTYNCQAKFDEWGRGYTGGDRGTDGKGIYTKSPDVLVAPLLSRDDAYNALAEIAEQGEGMDTKEETTPSHFERFLHIYKEYKTILEETNNTFEPSRNVATNPYVGSKVHTTESGTSPKKVDNNAITDPEAILWSDLSDLRYRLLLNYLNHSFLLDNGYNNSGSFSPRGMIINSAFGEMYNLRSLATILVQTPIAKDGDVMGGPPFTLPYTFDLPFGEHNRWRMHRDLLEASQNIIVKLKHFQNQPHIQYLNGLQEADQKLLQVIVDLTEEVSN is encoded by the coding sequence ATGAATTACAATCAGAAAAGAGACCATTTTATTGCCCCAATATTAGAATGGGCCCAAAAGAATAAACCAAAATCGACTACTGCAAAAGGTATGTATTCAGCTGCTGCTGCTATGAGTGGTTGTGATCATCTAAAAAACGCAAAACCTTTTGAGGTACCTTCTCAATTTACCGGAAAAGATTATATCACCATGTTGCTTCAGATCGATGCTGAAATTGAACAAGGACTTATGTTGCAATACCTGTATGCGGCTTATAGCATGGGTGGAAAACAAATTCCCGAAAAGTATCAGGAAAAAGTACATACGTGGCAAAACATAATTTTAGGTATTGCTAAAGAAGAAATGGGACATTTTATCTCCGTACAAAATGTATTAAAAGTGATAGGAGCTCCCTTAAATTTTGGAAGAGAAAGTTATCCTTGGGACAGCCCGTTTTATCCTTTTCCCTTTACTTTAGAAAAATTTTCCCTTAGTTCGCTGGCCAAATACGTCTACGCCGAAGCTCCTTGCGAATGGCTGGAAAGTGACGATCCATTGGCAGCCGAAATTGTAGCATCTGTAGACGCAACTGTCAAAGATCCACATACTGTAGGTGCTTTATTTATAGTTTTACTGCAATTAATAAAAGATCCTAAAGTAATATCCGACGAAACTTTCCAACCCGGAACTTACAACTGTCAGGCGAAGTTTGATGAGTGGGGTCGTGGCTATACCGGAGGAGACCGAGGAACCGACGGAAAAGGAATCTACACCAAAAGCCCGGATGTTTTAGTAGCGCCCTTATTATCTCGTGATGATGCTTATAATGCGTTGGCAGAAATAGCAGAACAAGGAGAAGGTATGGATACAAAAGAGGAAACAACACCATCCCATTTCGAACGATTCTTGCACATTTACAAAGAATACAAAACAATTTTAGAAGAAACCAATAATACTTTCGAGCCTTCCCGCAATGTGGCTACGAATCCTTACGTGGGTTCAAAAGTACACACAACAGAGTCCGGTACTTCACCTAAAAAAGTGGATAACAATGCTATTACAGATCCTGAAGCCATTCTTTGGTCCGATTTGAGTGATCTTCGGTATCGTTTATTGCTTAACTACTTAAATCATAGTTTTTTACTAGATAATGGTTATAATAATTCAGGAAGCTTTTCGCCTCGTGGTATGATCATCAATTCGGCATTTGGAGAAATGTATAATTTGAGAAGTTTGGCAACTATTTTGGTTCAGACCCCAATCGCTAAAGATGGCGATGTCATGGGAGGGCCACCTTTTACACTTCCTTATACCTTTGATTTGCCTTTTGGAGAGCACAACCGCTGGAGGATGCACAGAGATCTTCTCGAAGCTTCTCAGAATATTATCGTAAAGCTAAAACACTTTCAAAATCAACCTCATATTCAATATTTGAATGGATTACAGGAAGCCGATCAAAAGCTACTACAAGTCATTGTAGACTTAACAGAAGAAGTTTCAAATTAA